In Candidatus Defluviibacterium haderslevense, the following are encoded in one genomic region:
- a CDS encoding T9SS type A sorting domain-containing protein: MASLNGKIVQQFNLKAINKIDISNFHAGVYVIHIQDHPQIVTRVIIE; this comes from the coding sequence ATGGCTTCCTTAAATGGTAAAATAGTTCAACAGTTTAATTTAAAAGCTATTAACAAAATAGATATCAGCAACTTTCATGCTGGTGTATACGTTATTCATATTCAAGATCATCCACAGATTGTGACAAGGGTGATTATAGAATAG
- a CDS encoding T9SS type A sorting domain-containing protein — translation MVFGLVYHSQAQKHYDYNWAFGYGTGIYNDTNYFGGAIMSFNDNIIHFYPQDRSFDIRFQSNTYSNKFGEFMYLSNGCSLTDKYANNLKGADTIGFSRVWSINCPNSNNVVQAGLFIPTDDSTINYIYLVVDTIGLKIKYKYLLSAKIYIPTDSLIYKDRLIIQDTLYHGLHAISAIDANKWWIICPQYNVNKFWTFLYSSEGVIQKIENNIGIINDSLSSGAGQGYFSPDGRHYALYSPYGGMQVFNFNRLNGQLSNFRFYNIKYPYNVGVGLSFSPDSRFVYVCNPTEVLQIDLHESDSTKAIDTVGVFDNFFEPYPTTYLQMALGPDCRIYISTYGGNRYLHVIMYPNNKGKACQLINRGLKLPSRNSFAIPNNPHYRVDDPYPCDSTIAIHLNVGTQDQEEGVYRSNDLMIYPIPAEDLLHLQILRDHSSESEVFIYDIQGRMVLHQCYLSLNDEQTIDVGRLYSGIYFIIVRDRTGKRWMERFVKR, via the coding sequence ATGGTTTTTGGACTTGTGTATCATTCACAAGCCCAAAAACATTATGATTACAATTGGGCCTTTGGTTATGGTACAGGAATATATAACGATACGAATTATTTCGGTGGAGCAATAATGAGTTTTAATGATAATATTATTCATTTCTATCCTCAAGATAGATCGTTTGATATTAGATTCCAATCTAACACCTATTCCAATAAATTTGGTGAATTTATGTATCTATCTAATGGTTGTAGTCTTACTGATAAATACGCAAATAATTTAAAAGGGGCTGATACCATTGGATTTAGTAGAGTTTGGTCAATTAATTGTCCTAACAGTAATAATGTGGTTCAAGCAGGCTTATTTATTCCTACGGATGATTCTACTATAAATTACATTTATCTAGTTGTTGATACAATAGGACTTAAGATAAAATATAAATACTTATTGAGTGCAAAAATTTATATACCAACAGATTCTTTAATTTATAAAGATAGATTAATTATTCAAGATACACTTTATCATGGATTACATGCAATATCAGCAATCGATGCTAATAAGTGGTGGATCATCTGCCCCCAATACAATGTTAATAAATTTTGGACTTTTCTTTATTCATCAGAGGGAGTTATTCAAAAAATCGAAAACAATATAGGAATTATTAATGATTCATTATCATCAGGTGCCGGACAAGGATATTTTTCACCGGACGGCAGACATTATGCTTTATATAGTCCATATGGTGGGATGCAGGTTTTTAACTTTAATCGATTGAATGGACAATTAAGTAACTTTCGATTTTACAATATTAAATATCCGTACAATGTGGGAGTAGGACTTTCTTTTTCTCCGGATTCTAGATTTGTGTATGTGTGTAATCCTACAGAGGTATTACAAATAGATCTTCATGAATCAGATAGTACAAAAGCCATTGACACTGTTGGTGTGTTTGATAATTTCTTTGAACCCTATCCTACCACCTATTTACAAATGGCATTGGGACCTGATTGCAGAATCTATATCAGTACATATGGTGGTAATAGATACCTGCACGTGATCATGTATCCAAATAATAAGGGGAAGGCGTGTCAGCTCATCAACAGAGGCTTAAAATTACCATCCCGTAATTCATTCGCCATTCCAAATAACCCTCACTATAGAGTAGATGATCCTTATCCTTGTGATAGTACCATCGCCATTCACCTCAATGTTGGAACTCAAGACCAAGAAGAAGGTGTCTATAGATCCAATGATCTTATGATATATCCCATCCCTGCTGAAGACCTGTTACATTTGCAAATCCTTAGAGATCATTCTTCTGAATCTGAGGTGTTCATTTATGATATTCAAGGTAGAATGGTTTTACACCAATGCTATTTATCACTTAATGATGAACAAACAATAGATGTTGGCAGACTATATTCAGGAATTTATTTTATTATAGTGCGTGATCGGACCGGGAAGCGATGGATGGAAAGGTTTGTAAAGAGATGA